In a genomic window of Alteromonas gilva:
- a CDS encoding CatB-related O-acetyltransferase has protein sequence MATMLEDKIRLFTAQKGLKVRVVRRDLLNDLEVRYNRSLINTYFETGVSFQSAIINAGYKVFLGAYSYMNDLGYIRSNTFIGRYCSIGRRVTISAGMHAMHGVSTHPALRKSLNYSTSEQSMLKLNVANPTTQQTIILNDVWIGDGAIIMPGVTIGNGAVIGANAVVTRNVPPYTIVAGSPAKVIKKRFPEKVIANLLNSQWWNLPHELLNQMPTGNIFAFLEHLESRAANNIILPTFCIEQGKE, from the coding sequence ATGGCAACTATGCTCGAAGATAAAATTAGGCTTTTTACAGCGCAAAAAGGTTTAAAAGTCAGAGTTGTTCGCCGCGACCTACTTAATGATTTGGAAGTGCGGTATAACAGAAGCCTAATCAATACATATTTTGAGACTGGTGTGTCTTTTCAATCCGCAATTATTAATGCTGGATACAAGGTTTTTCTAGGGGCTTACTCTTATATGAATGACCTCGGTTATATACGCTCTAATACTTTCATTGGGCGCTATTGTTCGATTGGTCGTCGTGTGACTATAAGTGCTGGTATGCATGCGATGCATGGTGTCAGTACTCATCCAGCTTTGCGTAAGTCTCTTAATTATTCGACATCTGAACAATCAATGCTCAAGCTAAATGTAGCTAATCCCACCACACAGCAGACTATAATACTCAATGATGTATGGATTGGTGACGGCGCTATTATTATGCCTGGTGTTACAATTGGTAACGGTGCAGTAATTGGCGCTAATGCGGTGGTAACACGCAATGTGCCTCCATATACAATTGTGGCCGGTAGCCCTGCAAAGGTTATAAAAAAACGGTTTCCGGAGAAAGTAATTGCGAATTTGTTAAATAGTCAGTGGTGGAACCTTCCTCACGAGCTATTAAATCAGATGCCAACCGGTAATATTTTTGCTTTTCTTGAACATTTAGAGAGCAGAGCAGCGAATAACATAATACTGCCGACTTTTTGTATAGAACAGGGCAAGGAATAG